The following are from one region of the Salinirussus salinus genome:
- a CDS encoding cation:proton antiporter yields MADLLEVGVLFAAVAAVGAVAARLDKSVIPFYILTGIALGPSVAGDLSVAGVAVPSVTASEFVDLGAELGIVFLLFFLGLEFNLDRLLASRSRIGTAGTVDLLVNFGVGLVLGFALFGEALAALLVAGIVYISSSAIITKSLIDLGWIANPEADPMLGTLVYEDLFIAVYLAVAAALVAGGDGLGDAALSVGVALGFIAVLVVAVHVGTPAFERALRTGSNELLVLRAVGVTVLVAGVALAVGVSEAVAAFFVGMGFGSTSQVERLEGLLEPVRDVFAAVFFVWIGLETDPALLPGVAGLVLVAVLVTTPTKLVSGYLGGRTYGLSPRRSARVGLGMVSRGEFSLIIATAALAGAGAGLSTEVAETLYAFTVGYVLVMSVVGTLLMQYSGPFEAFATARFGPG; encoded by the coding sequence GTGGCCGACCTGCTCGAGGTCGGGGTCCTGTTCGCCGCCGTCGCGGCCGTCGGCGCGGTCGCGGCCCGGCTCGACAAGTCCGTGATCCCCTTCTACATCCTCACCGGGATCGCGCTCGGTCCCTCGGTCGCCGGCGACCTCTCCGTCGCGGGCGTCGCCGTCCCCTCGGTCACCGCCTCGGAGTTCGTCGACCTCGGCGCCGAACTCGGGATCGTCTTTCTGCTTTTCTTTCTCGGGCTGGAGTTCAACCTCGACCGGCTGCTGGCCAGCCGGAGCCGGATCGGCACCGCCGGTACGGTCGACCTCCTGGTGAACTTCGGCGTCGGGCTGGTCCTCGGGTTCGCGCTGTTCGGGGAGGCGCTGGCCGCTCTGCTGGTCGCGGGGATCGTCTACATCTCCTCGTCGGCGATCATCACCAAGTCGCTGATCGACCTGGGGTGGATCGCGAACCCCGAGGCCGACCCGATGCTGGGGACGCTTGTCTACGAGGACCTGTTCATCGCGGTCTACCTCGCGGTGGCGGCCGCGCTCGTCGCCGGCGGGGACGGCCTCGGCGACGCGGCGCTGTCGGTCGGGGTCGCGCTGGGGTTCATCGCCGTCCTCGTCGTCGCCGTCCACGTCGGGACGCCCGCCTTCGAGCGGGCGCTCCGGACCGGCTCGAACGAACTGCTGGTGTTGCGGGCGGTCGGCGTCACCGTCCTGGTGGCCGGCGTGGCGCTCGCGGTCGGGGTCAGCGAGGCCGTCGCCGCCTTCTTCGTCGGGATGGGCTTTGGCTCGACCTCGCAGGTCGAACGCCTCGAGGGGTTACTCGAACCGGTCCGGGACGTGTTCGCCGCCGTCTTCTTCGTCTGGATCGGGCTGGAGACCGACCCGGCGCTGCTGCCCGGTGTCGCCGGGCTCGTCCTGGTCGCCGTCCTCGTCACCACGCCGACCAAGCTCGTCTCGGGATACCTGGGCGGGCGGACCTACGGACTCAGCCCCCGGCGGTCCGCCAGGGTCGGTCTGGGGATGGTCTCCCGGGGGGAATTCTCCCTCATCATCGCGACGGCGGCCCTGGCGGGTGCCGGTGCGGGGCTGTCGACCGAGGTGGCTGAGACCCTCTACGCCTTCACCGTCGGCTACGTGCTCGTGATGAGCGTGGTCGGGACGCTGCTGATGCAGTACTCCGGCCCCTTCGAGGCGTTCGCGACGGCGCGGTTCGGTCCCGGATGA